The Methyloterricola oryzae genome contains the following window.
GCTCAGCGCACGGGTGTGCAAGCCGGGCGGCGATTGCTTCTTGGAGCACGTGTTCGTCATGCAAGACGCGGTCAGCGCCACCCAGGGGGGCTTCCCGGTGCCGGACCTCTCGGGTGCCGAGGAGCCCGACGACTACGGCGTCAAGGCCATCAATTACAAGACCGAACCCCTATGGGCGCGCCGCGGCAACGACCCTTCCCTGGACTTCGGCAGCCGCAATGAGCAGGACTATGCGCAAGTCTTCAGCTCTCGCCCGGAAGGGAAGGGCTGCGCCAGTGGTATCACAAAGCTCAAGGGGCTGGTCTGTGACCCAGAGACACCCATCTTCAAGGCGCAGGCAGGCGACCACGTGCGCTTGCACATCGTCCACCCCGGCGGGCATACGCGTCAGCAGGCGCTGACACTGCACGGCCATCATTGGAACCCCTACCCTTGGAGCGCCGACGGACGGCGCTTTGAGGCCCATCCCGGAACGCAGATCGATCAGGGCAGCTTCAACGGCTTCGGTCCCATGATGGGCATATCCCTGGAAGTCACCGCCGGAGGCGCGGAGCAGGTAGCCATGGACTACCTGTTCCATAGTCAGGCAAGTTTCCTTTGGGACGGTGGACTGTGGGGAATCTTCCGGGTGGAACCAAGCCCATCCGGGTCGCGGCTGCAATAACAGTGGCCCTAAGGCTCGGACGGGAAAGCATGACCGCAGTATTCGCCACGCCGCCTCACGCCATGGGTACTGAACTGAGTCCAGCTTCCAGCGCAAAGGAGAAACGCGATGACCGTCAAGAATTTGGTTCAAGTGGATACACACACCCTATTCACCCACATCATCAGTTGGAACATCAACCCAGAAACCGGCCAACTGCGCCCGCCAAGAACCGTGTTCAATGCCGGCAACTCCCGCTTGGACTTCGGCGACGGATTCGTCGTCCGGCTCGATACCTCGGGCCGTCAGATCACCCTGCATGAGGCCTCGCGAAACGATGTGGATCTCAACTTCTGGACCGGCGACGCGTTGCTGGTAGCCGTCAACCCAGACGATGTGCCCGACCCGTCCCATGCCGTCATCCGTATCCACCTGCCGCCAGGCGTGCGCGGTGTTGGCGCCTTTGTTAGCGGTTACACCCAGGGCATACCCACTCGCACCGTGCAGACGCCCTTCATCGCCCAGCTCTGGCTTCGCCTGGGCGGTGCCCCACAAAGCGAGTTCAGTCTGCCGATGGTCAAATCCGGCATCAACGGCAGCGTCCTGTCCACACGTAGCCCACCCGCGGCACCCTTCGTCGGCGCCAGGGCCCTGGGACAGGCGGAGATTGCCGAAGCCTGTTTCGACGTGTCCCTGTTAGGCAACCGGCGTTTTTCCCACGTGGCCATCAGCGACCTATGGCTCCTGAGGAGTTGAAGGATGCGCCTTTACCGCCCGGCTCAGACCTTTATGTTCGCCTTGCTTGCTCTGACGGGTATTGCCAGCGCGCAGGTCCAGACCAGCGTAAACGAAGGCGTCCGTGTCAGCTGGCAATACAATCCGCTTTCCAGTGAAACAGCGGAGCGCGGCATCGGCACCCTGGATGTTCAGTTGGCAGACGCCGTCACCGGCCAGCCGCTCCGTTATCAACGCGGACAATTGGCCGCCTGGCTGCGCCCCGAGCGGCATGCCCTGTCCGATGCGGAACTGGGTTGCCATGATCAGGTCCGCCATCTCGCAAGCCAGAAAATCGCCGGCGCCGCGGAAATCGACCTCAACCGCTGGCGCCTGCTGACCTTCAACGGCGACCGCAGCCTGGCCTTCATCAATCCCTTTGTGGGGATCAACAACGCCAAGCTGGAGTCCATCATCACGCTGCCGGGAGACGTCGGCCACTGGGCGCTGTTGCCTCGGCGCTTCCAACTGTGGGTGCATACCCGCGACAGCGACCATGGCCGGCTCTCACTGGTGGACACGCAGCGCCGCGCCGTCACCGCAACCCTGGATGTACCCGCGGGCCCGGCCGCCCTGGTCAAGTCCGGGGACGAACGCGGGCTTTGGATCGTTGCGCCCGATGCTCAAAAACTGGGCTGGCTGGATGCCGCCCATCCGGACGGCGCGCCCCGCTGGGCCAACGCACCTGCGGTGGTTGGCGCGATAGCCGCCGAAACGCAGGGCGTCTTTGCCTGGCATAACGGCGTACGGTCAGAAATCCAGCTCTGGCAAGCGGACCCATCCGGGCAGCCTGGGAGTGTCCGGCGCTGGCCGATGCCGGCGGCGATCCTGTCCGCACGCTGGAGCCGACAGGCTCAACGGCTGATCGTGGCGCTGGCCGATGGCAGGCTGGCCTGGCTCGACCCCCAATCCCCGAGCGAGCAAGCGGAGCGCATTCTGCAGATCGCGGGCGCAGAGTCCCTGAGCGCCGTGGAACTGTTTGACGGTGGCCGCCGCCTGCTGTGGCTGAGCCGGGACAGGGCTCAAGCCGGAGCGGTCGATGTCGCGACTGGCCGTGAACTGGGTGTCTCGACGGTGACTGCCGATGCGGACACGATCGCTTTCACCGACGATTTCGCCTATGTGCACAGCACCCGCAACGGGAAGGCGTCGCTGCTCTCTCTGACCGATTTGCGCACCGGGCAGGTGCACCCGGTGGACATCAGCACCGGTCGGCCTGCGCCGGACGCCCCGCCGGGGCTTCGCATCGCTCCGGAGCCGGCGGGCCAGGGCCTATTGGTTGCAAACCCCGCGGATGGCGTCATCTATCAGTACGCGGAAGGGATGATGGCTCCGTCCGGCAGCTTTTCCAACTACCGCCGCAGCGCGCTGGGTTTGATGGTATTGGACACCGCCCTTTCGGAAACCGCGCCGGGTCGCTACCAGGTGCCCGTGCGCAGCGAGCAGGCCGGTGCCCACACGCTGATCCTGGGGGGCGTCAACCCGCGGCTGGCCGCCTGTGTTTCCGTGAACCTGCCAGCCGCAGTGGCGCAAGCTTCAACCGCAGTTCCCCATCCCAAGGCGAGCCTGGAAAGCCTTTCCAGCCCGCCCGGTGCGGCACCCTTGACCCGCACGGTGCGGGTGCGTCTGGAACAGCCGTTGGACTCCGGAACACGGGAGCTGACCGGCGTGAAGGACCTGACCTTGCTGGTGTTCGATCGCCGCACGGCCTGGCAACAGAGGACCCCCATGCGGGAAGCGTCCCCAGGGCTCTACGCTGCCACGGTGACCTTGCCGCACGCGGGCCGCTACGACTGGCTGGTGTCCAGTGCATCCCAGAACCTCGCCTTCCGCGACGCCGGACTCGGCCGCCACGACGTAGGCAAGCCGTGATGACACCCCGTGGCCATCGCGTTCTCCTCTCGCGCCGCCAATTTCTAGGCTTCTTGGCCCTGCTGCCCTGGAGTCTCAAGATCATCGCGGCCGACGAAACCGCTGAGACGCCGGAAATCCCTGACGTGCGACTGATGGACAGCGGCGGAAGCGAACACCGGCTCCCTGAATTGCTGGCGCAGGGACCGGTGATCATCAGTTTCTTCTACACCCGCTGCACCAGTTTCTGTCCCATGCAGACCGCCCTGATGCGCAATGT
Protein-coding sequences here:
- a CDS encoding YncE family protein, with product MRLYRPAQTFMFALLALTGIASAQVQTSVNEGVRVSWQYNPLSSETAERGIGTLDVQLADAVTGQPLRYQRGQLAAWLRPERHALSDAELGCHDQVRHLASQKIAGAAEIDLNRWRLLTFNGDRSLAFINPFVGINNAKLESIITLPGDVGHWALLPRRFQLWVHTRDSDHGRLSLVDTQRRAVTATLDVPAGPAALVKSGDERGLWIVAPDAQKLGWLDAAHPDGAPRWANAPAVVGAIAAETQGVFAWHNGVRSEIQLWQADPSGQPGSVRRWPMPAAILSARWSRQAQRLIVALADGRLAWLDPQSPSEQAERILQIAGAESLSAVELFDGGRRLLWLSRDRAQAGAVDVATGRELGVSTVTADADTIAFTDDFAYVHSTRNGKASLLSLTDLRTGQVHPVDISTGRPAPDAPPGLRIAPEPAGQGLLVANPADGVIYQYAEGMMAPSGSFSNYRRSALGLMVLDTALSETAPGRYQVPVRSEQAGAHTLILGGVNPRLAACVSVNLPAAVAQASTAVPHPKASLESLSSPPGAAPLTRTVRVRLEQPLDSGTRELTGVKDLTLLVFDRRTAWQQRTPMREASPGLYAATVTLPHAGRYDWLVSSASQNLAFRDAGLGRHDVGKP